Proteins encoded together in one Quercus lobata isolate SW786 chromosome 3, ValleyOak3.0 Primary Assembly, whole genome shotgun sequence window:
- the LOC115982776 gene encoding probable root meristem growth factor 8, translated as MELIVMTTLCFVLLALLTPSASLQIQVQPSHERANELQHYSLPALPRKLRLFEEVTVKEYGGQDSTSYNEEYVAGKQAKHNNKEQVNNVVHGNKGTWREWVERGADESDFYTMDYSSVRRRPPIHNKSMPVTP; from the exons ATGGAGCTGATAGTTATGACTACGCTGTGTTTTGTCCTCTTGGCTTTGCTAACACCATCTGCTTCTTTACAAATTCAGGTGCAACCATCACATGAAAGGG CCAATGAACTCCAGCATTATTCTCTCCCTGCACTACCAAGAAAGCTCAGACTCTTTGAGGAAGTAACG GTTAAAGAATATGGAGGTCAAGATTCCACATCATACAATGAGGAATATGTTGCAG GTAAGCAGGCAAAGCATAATAACAAGGAGCAAGTTAATAATGTGGTGCATGGAAACAAAGGGACATGGAGAGAATGGGTGGAGAGAGGTGCAGATGAGTCAGATTTTTATACAATGGATTATTCCAGTGTTAGAAGAAGACCTCCCATACATAACAAGTCCATGCCGGTTACTCCATGA